One region of Macrobrachium rosenbergii isolate ZJJX-2024 chromosome 20, ASM4041242v1, whole genome shotgun sequence genomic DNA includes:
- the LOC136849246 gene encoding streptococcal hemagglutinin-like isoform X3 — protein MWLQRLLILAVGLAMVTANPVPQVGQSHDVRVTTRNNSQEATAQSGSTKPVEQPAVEKDNTKTEEKTELYPEAVKPEVSTQEENAPEVLTEASTAVEQNENKSSENTTVTVEANVEEGQSQSSQNQQVIIKEETSQVEGNTEAIKSSDNTSAPQEAVKVLDAPKKNEQNEQQTELYPEASVAENNKNEQTEDQTEIPNADLIHEASEAIEAISNKKENNEQNTEVSPVEAVQEVTVTETSESHTNAPVEGIQAETETPEPNESETQDEVKPSENTEVTPDQSENSKFQTKFGGFHNNAKYQSAETENKDKEQKPTNTEVSEKVTGNPDKQTVTITKSESSTNAPLEASEAGTDLPVEAANASTDAPVEAAEANTNAPVEAAEANTDAPVEAAEASTDAPVEAAEASTDAPVEAAEASTDAPVEAAEASTDAPVEAAEASTDAPVEAAEASTDAPVEAAEASTDAPVEAAEASTDAPVEAAEASTDAPVEAAEASTDAPAEAAEASTDAPVENQTIEAIKFQTDPPFKASESQIVLAIRAAESNTEVNTEAAESHTSVNVEASESETVEDTEAAESHTEAVLAESQTEVLAEAAESQTLAPQLRNDIPTEAPAEAAEANTHSNIEASESETNPPFERDVQTEEPKVEAIQEQTDSATEVNEEPEASEVHTEASVEEEIFVTESGIEAAESVTAEAAVAETIAPTADGLADQIKSEVSPDKQETAGTITVSVNGKVPEILEAQEEGVTNKDPQVTEAVNAQEEIVDPEYWLMMNNAAKQKQGEKQNNTANQKQEETKNNVENQNQGDTNNNSAVIQQNEKEQTPEEGSEDQVEKEFQKVAEKYGLRTPRPALQENVQPNQKSNAKPENERFQFNELRRKRGFVDRVSSYVSSFF, from the exons ATGTGGCTTCAGCGCTTGTTGATTCTGGCTGTGGGGCTGGCGATGGTGACAGCAA ATCCAGTGCCGCAAGTGGGACAATCCCATGATGTACGTGTGACAACAAGGAATAACTCTCAAG AGGCAACAGCGCAATCTGGATCTACCAAGCCAGTTGAGCAACCTGCAGTGGAGAAGGACAACACTAAGACAGAGGAGAAGACTGAGCTTTATCCCGAAGCAGTAAAGCCAGAGGTGTCCACCCAGGAAGAAAATGCCCCGGAGGTTCTCACTGAAGCTTCCACTGCTgtggaacaaaatgaaaacaaatcttcAGAAAATACTACCGTTACAGTAGAAGCAAATGTAGAAGAAGGGCAATCTCAGTCTTCACAAAACCAACAAGTTATAATCAAAGAAGAGACTTCTCAAGTAGAAGGAAACACTGAGGCAATCAAGTCATCAGATAACACGTCAGCTCCACAGGAAGCAGTCAAGGTTCTAGATGCACCAAAgaagaatgaacaaaatgaacaGCAAACAGAACTGTACCCTGAAGCATCTGTagcagaaaacaacaaaaatgaacagACTGAAGACCAAACTGAAATACCCAATGCTGATTTGATTCACGAAGCATCAGAAGCCATTGaagcaatttcaaataaaaaggaaaacaacgaGCAGAATACAGAAGTTTCACCTGTTGAGGCAGTGCAGGAAGTGACTGTCACTGAAACTAGTGAAAGCCACACAAATGCCCCTGTAGAAGGTATTCAAGCTGAAACTGAAACACCAGAGCCAAATGAATCTGAAACTCAGGATGAAGTAAAGCCAAGTGAAAATACAGAAGTAACTCCAGACCAATCAGAAAACTCAAAATTCCAAACAAAATTTGGTGGATTTCATAATAACGCCAAGTATCAATCagctgaaacagaaaataaagacaaagaacaaaaaccAACTAACACCGAAGTGAGTGAAAAGGTGACAGGAAATCCTGATAAACAAACTGTTACAATAACTAAATCAGAATCTTCAACAAATGCACCACTTGAGGCTTCTGAAGCCGGCACTGATTTACCAGTTGAAGCTGCTAATGCTAGCACTGATGCCCCAGTTGAGGCTGCCGAAGCTAACACTAATGCTCCAGTTGAGGCTGCCGAAGCTAACACTGATGCTCCAGTTGAGGCGGCTGAAGCTAGCACCGATGCTCCAGTGGAGGCTGCCGAAGCTAGCACTGATGCGCCAGTGGAGGCTGCCGAAGCTAGCACCGATGCTCCAGTGGAGGCTGCCGAAGCTAGCACCGATGCTCCAGTGGAGGCTGCCGAAGCTAGCACCGATGCTCCAGTGGAGGCTGCTGAAGCTAGCACCGATGCTCCAGTGGAGGCTGCCGAAGCTAGCACCGATGCTCCAGTGGAGGCTGCCGAAGCTAGCACCGATGCTCCAGTGGAGGCTGCCGAAGCTAGCACCGATGCTCCAGTGGAGGCTGCCGAAGCTAGCACTGATGCTCCAGCTGAAGCTGCTGAAGCTAGCACTGATGCTCCAGTTGAAAACCAGACCATTGAAGCAATTAAATTTCAAACAGATCCTCCTTTTAAGGCTTCTGAATCTCAAATTGTTCTTGCTATAAGAGCTGCAGAGTCAAACACTGAAGTAAATACTGAAGCAGCCGAGTCTCACACTAGTGTAAATGTTGAAGCTTCTGAATCTGAAACAGTTGAAGACACTGAAGCTGCTGAATCTCATACTGAAGCAGTTCTTGCTGAATCACAAACTGAAGTACTTGCTGAAGCCGCAGAATCTCAGACACTTGCTCCTCAGTTAAGAAATGATATTCCAACTGAAGCTCCTGCAGAAGCTGCTGAAGCTAATACTCACAGTAACATAGAAGCTTCCGAGTCTGAGACTAATCCTCCTTTTGAAAGGGATGTCCAAACAGAAGAGCCAAAAGTAGAGGCTATTCAAGAGCAAACAGACTCTGCAACTGAAGTTAATGAAGAACCTGAAGCATCAGAAGTCCACACAGAAGCAAGCGTAGAAGAAGAGATATTTGTAACAGAGTCCGGTATTGAAGCGGCTGAATCTGTGACTGCAGAGGCAGCAGTCGCTGAAACCATTGCCCCCACAGCAGATGGTCTTGCAGATCAGATTAAAAGTGAGGTATCCCCTGATAAACAAGAAACAGCAGGTACTATAACTGTTAGCGTTAATGGCAAGGTTCCAGAAATTTTGGAAGCACAAGAAGAGGGAGTAACAAATAAGGACCCTCAAGTAACTGAGGCTGTAAATGCACAGGAGGAAATTGTTGACCCAGAATACTGGCTCATGATGAACAAtgctgcaaaacaaaaacagggagaaaaacaaaacaatactgCAAATCAGAAGcaggaagaaacaaaaaacaatgttGAGAACCAAAATCAAGGAGATACAAACAACAACAGTGCTGTAATtcaacagaatgaaaaagaacaaactCCAGAGGAAGGATCTGAGGATCAAGTTGAGAAAGAGTTCCAGAAAGTTGCTGAAAAATATGGCCTGAGAACTCCAAGACCAGCTCTCCAAGAAAATGTTCAACCCAACCAAAAGTCCAATGCAAAACCTGAAAATGAGAGATTTCAGTTTAATGAGCTGAGAAGGAAGCGAGGATTTGTTGACAGGGTTAGCAGTTATGTgtccagtttcttttaa
- the LOC136849246 gene encoding streptococcal hemagglutinin-like isoform X2: MWLQRLLILAVGLAMVTANPVPQVGQSHDVRVTTRNNSQDCEKDGVVYHNGDRLEDPKNPCETCYCDGGEIICSVIDCFWRGDCLGKYTEGQCCPSYDHCPPLEATAQSGSTKPVEQPAVEKDNTKTEEKTELYPEAVKPEVSTQEENAPEVLTEASTAVEQNENKSSENTTVTVEANVEEGQSQSSQNQQVIIKEETSQVEGNTEAIKSSDNTSAPQEAVKVLDAPKKNEQNEQQTELYPEASVAENNKNEQTEDQTEIPNADLIHEASEAIEAISNKKENNEQNTEVSPVEAVQEVTVTETSESHTNAPVEGIQAETETPEPNESETQDEVKPSENTEVTPDQSENSKFQTKFGGFHNNAKYQSAETENKDKEQKPTNTEVSEKVTGNPDKQTVTITKSESSTNAPLEASEAGTDLPVEAANASTDAPVEAAEANTNAPVEAAEANTDAPVEAAEASTDAPVEAAEASTDAPVEAAEASTDAPVEAAEASTDAPVEAAEASTDAPVEAAEASTDAPVEAAEASTDAPVEAAEASTDAPVEAAEASTDAPVEAAEASTDAPAEAAEASTDAPVENQTIEAIKFQTDPPFKASESQIVLAIRAAESNTEVNTEAAESHTSVNVEASESETVEDTEAAESHTEAVLAESQTEVLAEAAESQTLAPQLRNDIPTEAPAEAAEANTHSNIEASESETNPPFERDVQTEEPKVEAIQEQTDSATEVNEEPEASEVHTEASVEEEIFVTESGIEAAESVTAEAAVAETIAPTADGLADQIKSEVSPDKQETAGTITVSVNGKVPEILEAQEEGVTNKDPQVTEAVNAQEEIVDPEYWLMMNNAAKQKQGEKQNNTANQKQEETKNNVENQNQGDTNNNSAVIQQNEKEQTPEEGSEDQVEKEFQKVAEKYGLRTPRPALQENVQPNQKSNAKPENERFQFNELRRKRGFVDRVSSYVSSFF, encoded by the exons ATGTGGCTTCAGCGCTTGTTGATTCTGGCTGTGGGGCTGGCGATGGTGACAGCAA ATCCAGTGCCGCAAGTGGGACAATCCCATGATGTACGTGTGACAACAAGGAATAACTCTCAAG ACTGTGAAAAAGATGGTGTAGTTTACCACAATGGTGATCGTCTGGAGGATCCAAAGAATCCATGCGAGACCTGCTACTGTGATGGGGGCGAGATCATCTGTTCGGTTATTGACTGTTTCTGGAGGGGTGACTGTCTGGGAAAATATACTGAAGGACAGTGTTGTCCATCCTATGACCACTGTCCACCGTTAG AGGCAACAGCGCAATCTGGATCTACCAAGCCAGTTGAGCAACCTGCAGTGGAGAAGGACAACACTAAGACAGAGGAGAAGACTGAGCTTTATCCCGAAGCAGTAAAGCCAGAGGTGTCCACCCAGGAAGAAAATGCCCCGGAGGTTCTCACTGAAGCTTCCACTGCTgtggaacaaaatgaaaacaaatcttcAGAAAATACTACCGTTACAGTAGAAGCAAATGTAGAAGAAGGGCAATCTCAGTCTTCACAAAACCAACAAGTTATAATCAAAGAAGAGACTTCTCAAGTAGAAGGAAACACTGAGGCAATCAAGTCATCAGATAACACGTCAGCTCCACAGGAAGCAGTCAAGGTTCTAGATGCACCAAAgaagaatgaacaaaatgaacaGCAAACAGAACTGTACCCTGAAGCATCTGTagcagaaaacaacaaaaatgaacagACTGAAGACCAAACTGAAATACCCAATGCTGATTTGATTCACGAAGCATCAGAAGCCATTGaagcaatttcaaataaaaaggaaaacaacgaGCAGAATACAGAAGTTTCACCTGTTGAGGCAGTGCAGGAAGTGACTGTCACTGAAACTAGTGAAAGCCACACAAATGCCCCTGTAGAAGGTATTCAAGCTGAAACTGAAACACCAGAGCCAAATGAATCTGAAACTCAGGATGAAGTAAAGCCAAGTGAAAATACAGAAGTAACTCCAGACCAATCAGAAAACTCAAAATTCCAAACAAAATTTGGTGGATTTCATAATAACGCCAAGTATCAATCagctgaaacagaaaataaagacaaagaacaaaaaccAACTAACACCGAAGTGAGTGAAAAGGTGACAGGAAATCCTGATAAACAAACTGTTACAATAACTAAATCAGAATCTTCAACAAATGCACCACTTGAGGCTTCTGAAGCCGGCACTGATTTACCAGTTGAAGCTGCTAATGCTAGCACTGATGCCCCAGTTGAGGCTGCCGAAGCTAACACTAATGCTCCAGTTGAGGCTGCCGAAGCTAACACTGATGCTCCAGTTGAGGCGGCTGAAGCTAGCACCGATGCTCCAGTGGAGGCTGCCGAAGCTAGCACTGATGCGCCAGTGGAGGCTGCCGAAGCTAGCACCGATGCTCCAGTGGAGGCTGCCGAAGCTAGCACCGATGCTCCAGTGGAGGCTGCCGAAGCTAGCACCGATGCTCCAGTGGAGGCTGCTGAAGCTAGCACCGATGCTCCAGTGGAGGCTGCCGAAGCTAGCACCGATGCTCCAGTGGAGGCTGCCGAAGCTAGCACCGATGCTCCAGTGGAGGCTGCCGAAGCTAGCACCGATGCTCCAGTGGAGGCTGCCGAAGCTAGCACTGATGCTCCAGCTGAAGCTGCTGAAGCTAGCACTGATGCTCCAGTTGAAAACCAGACCATTGAAGCAATTAAATTTCAAACAGATCCTCCTTTTAAGGCTTCTGAATCTCAAATTGTTCTTGCTATAAGAGCTGCAGAGTCAAACACTGAAGTAAATACTGAAGCAGCCGAGTCTCACACTAGTGTAAATGTTGAAGCTTCTGAATCTGAAACAGTTGAAGACACTGAAGCTGCTGAATCTCATACTGAAGCAGTTCTTGCTGAATCACAAACTGAAGTACTTGCTGAAGCCGCAGAATCTCAGACACTTGCTCCTCAGTTAAGAAATGATATTCCAACTGAAGCTCCTGCAGAAGCTGCTGAAGCTAATACTCACAGTAACATAGAAGCTTCCGAGTCTGAGACTAATCCTCCTTTTGAAAGGGATGTCCAAACAGAAGAGCCAAAAGTAGAGGCTATTCAAGAGCAAACAGACTCTGCAACTGAAGTTAATGAAGAACCTGAAGCATCAGAAGTCCACACAGAAGCAAGCGTAGAAGAAGAGATATTTGTAACAGAGTCCGGTATTGAAGCGGCTGAATCTGTGACTGCAGAGGCAGCAGTCGCTGAAACCATTGCCCCCACAGCAGATGGTCTTGCAGATCAGATTAAAAGTGAGGTATCCCCTGATAAACAAGAAACAGCAGGTACTATAACTGTTAGCGTTAATGGCAAGGTTCCAGAAATTTTGGAAGCACAAGAAGAGGGAGTAACAAATAAGGACCCTCAAGTAACTGAGGCTGTAAATGCACAGGAGGAAATTGTTGACCCAGAATACTGGCTCATGATGAACAAtgctgcaaaacaaaaacagggagaaaaacaaaacaatactgCAAATCAGAAGcaggaagaaacaaaaaacaatgttGAGAACCAAAATCAAGGAGATACAAACAACAACAGTGCTGTAATtcaacagaatgaaaaagaacaaactCCAGAGGAAGGATCTGAGGATCAAGTTGAGAAAGAGTTCCAGAAAGTTGCTGAAAAATATGGCCTGAGAACTCCAAGACCAGCTCTCCAAGAAAATGTTCAACCCAACCAAAAGTCCAATGCAAAACCTGAAAATGAGAGATTTCAGTTTAATGAGCTGAGAAGGAAGCGAGGATTTGTTGACAGGGTTAGCAGTTATGTgtccagtttcttttaa
- the LOC136849246 gene encoding streptococcal hemagglutinin-like isoform X1 yields MWLQRLLILAVGLAMVTANPVPQVGQSHDVRVTTRNNSQVCEIDGKAYREGEYLPTADPCEDCMCRPPGFACTVISCEHKPGCRSIERSGLCCPEFSCDCEKDGVVYHNGDRLEDPKNPCETCYCDGGEIICSVIDCFWRGDCLGKYTEGQCCPSYDHCPPLEATAQSGSTKPVEQPAVEKDNTKTEEKTELYPEAVKPEVSTQEENAPEVLTEASTAVEQNENKSSENTTVTVEANVEEGQSQSSQNQQVIIKEETSQVEGNTEAIKSSDNTSAPQEAVKVLDAPKKNEQNEQQTELYPEASVAENNKNEQTEDQTEIPNADLIHEASEAIEAISNKKENNEQNTEVSPVEAVQEVTVTETSESHTNAPVEGIQAETETPEPNESETQDEVKPSENTEVTPDQSENSKFQTKFGGFHNNAKYQSAETENKDKEQKPTNTEVSEKVTGNPDKQTVTITKSESSTNAPLEASEAGTDLPVEAANASTDAPVEAAEANTNAPVEAAEANTDAPVEAAEASTDAPVEAAEASTDAPVEAAEASTDAPVEAAEASTDAPVEAAEASTDAPVEAAEASTDAPVEAAEASTDAPVEAAEASTDAPVEAAEASTDAPVEAAEASTDAPAEAAEASTDAPVENQTIEAIKFQTDPPFKASESQIVLAIRAAESNTEVNTEAAESHTSVNVEASESETVEDTEAAESHTEAVLAESQTEVLAEAAESQTLAPQLRNDIPTEAPAEAAEANTHSNIEASESETNPPFERDVQTEEPKVEAIQEQTDSATEVNEEPEASEVHTEASVEEEIFVTESGIEAAESVTAEAAVAETIAPTADGLADQIKSEVSPDKQETAGTITVSVNGKVPEILEAQEEGVTNKDPQVTEAVNAQEEIVDPEYWLMMNNAAKQKQGEKQNNTANQKQEETKNNVENQNQGDTNNNSAVIQQNEKEQTPEEGSEDQVEKEFQKVAEKYGLRTPRPALQENVQPNQKSNAKPENERFQFNELRRKRGFVDRVSSYVSSFF; encoded by the exons ATGTGGCTTCAGCGCTTGTTGATTCTGGCTGTGGGGCTGGCGATGGTGACAGCAA ATCCAGTGCCGCAAGTGGGACAATCCCATGATGTACGTGTGACAACAAGGAATAACTCTCAAG TATGTGAGATCGATGGAAAGGCCTATAGGGAAGGTGAATACCTTCCTACAGCTGACCCTTGTGAGGACTGTATGTGCAGACCACCAGGTTTCGCCTGCACGGTCATCTCTTGCGAGCACAAACCAGGTTGCCGTTCCATTGAGAGGTCAGGTCTTTGTTGCCCTGAATTCAGTTGTG ACTGTGAAAAAGATGGTGTAGTTTACCACAATGGTGATCGTCTGGAGGATCCAAAGAATCCATGCGAGACCTGCTACTGTGATGGGGGCGAGATCATCTGTTCGGTTATTGACTGTTTCTGGAGGGGTGACTGTCTGGGAAAATATACTGAAGGACAGTGTTGTCCATCCTATGACCACTGTCCACCGTTAG AGGCAACAGCGCAATCTGGATCTACCAAGCCAGTTGAGCAACCTGCAGTGGAGAAGGACAACACTAAGACAGAGGAGAAGACTGAGCTTTATCCCGAAGCAGTAAAGCCAGAGGTGTCCACCCAGGAAGAAAATGCCCCGGAGGTTCTCACTGAAGCTTCCACTGCTgtggaacaaaatgaaaacaaatcttcAGAAAATACTACCGTTACAGTAGAAGCAAATGTAGAAGAAGGGCAATCTCAGTCTTCACAAAACCAACAAGTTATAATCAAAGAAGAGACTTCTCAAGTAGAAGGAAACACTGAGGCAATCAAGTCATCAGATAACACGTCAGCTCCACAGGAAGCAGTCAAGGTTCTAGATGCACCAAAgaagaatgaacaaaatgaacaGCAAACAGAACTGTACCCTGAAGCATCTGTagcagaaaacaacaaaaatgaacagACTGAAGACCAAACTGAAATACCCAATGCTGATTTGATTCACGAAGCATCAGAAGCCATTGaagcaatttcaaataaaaaggaaaacaacgaGCAGAATACAGAAGTTTCACCTGTTGAGGCAGTGCAGGAAGTGACTGTCACTGAAACTAGTGAAAGCCACACAAATGCCCCTGTAGAAGGTATTCAAGCTGAAACTGAAACACCAGAGCCAAATGAATCTGAAACTCAGGATGAAGTAAAGCCAAGTGAAAATACAGAAGTAACTCCAGACCAATCAGAAAACTCAAAATTCCAAACAAAATTTGGTGGATTTCATAATAACGCCAAGTATCAATCagctgaaacagaaaataaagacaaagaacaaaaaccAACTAACACCGAAGTGAGTGAAAAGGTGACAGGAAATCCTGATAAACAAACTGTTACAATAACTAAATCAGAATCTTCAACAAATGCACCACTTGAGGCTTCTGAAGCCGGCACTGATTTACCAGTTGAAGCTGCTAATGCTAGCACTGATGCCCCAGTTGAGGCTGCCGAAGCTAACACTAATGCTCCAGTTGAGGCTGCCGAAGCTAACACTGATGCTCCAGTTGAGGCGGCTGAAGCTAGCACCGATGCTCCAGTGGAGGCTGCCGAAGCTAGCACTGATGCGCCAGTGGAGGCTGCCGAAGCTAGCACCGATGCTCCAGTGGAGGCTGCCGAAGCTAGCACCGATGCTCCAGTGGAGGCTGCCGAAGCTAGCACCGATGCTCCAGTGGAGGCTGCTGAAGCTAGCACCGATGCTCCAGTGGAGGCTGCCGAAGCTAGCACCGATGCTCCAGTGGAGGCTGCCGAAGCTAGCACCGATGCTCCAGTGGAGGCTGCCGAAGCTAGCACCGATGCTCCAGTGGAGGCTGCCGAAGCTAGCACTGATGCTCCAGCTGAAGCTGCTGAAGCTAGCACTGATGCTCCAGTTGAAAACCAGACCATTGAAGCAATTAAATTTCAAACAGATCCTCCTTTTAAGGCTTCTGAATCTCAAATTGTTCTTGCTATAAGAGCTGCAGAGTCAAACACTGAAGTAAATACTGAAGCAGCCGAGTCTCACACTAGTGTAAATGTTGAAGCTTCTGAATCTGAAACAGTTGAAGACACTGAAGCTGCTGAATCTCATACTGAAGCAGTTCTTGCTGAATCACAAACTGAAGTACTTGCTGAAGCCGCAGAATCTCAGACACTTGCTCCTCAGTTAAGAAATGATATTCCAACTGAAGCTCCTGCAGAAGCTGCTGAAGCTAATACTCACAGTAACATAGAAGCTTCCGAGTCTGAGACTAATCCTCCTTTTGAAAGGGATGTCCAAACAGAAGAGCCAAAAGTAGAGGCTATTCAAGAGCAAACAGACTCTGCAACTGAAGTTAATGAAGAACCTGAAGCATCAGAAGTCCACACAGAAGCAAGCGTAGAAGAAGAGATATTTGTAACAGAGTCCGGTATTGAAGCGGCTGAATCTGTGACTGCAGAGGCAGCAGTCGCTGAAACCATTGCCCCCACAGCAGATGGTCTTGCAGATCAGATTAAAAGTGAGGTATCCCCTGATAAACAAGAAACAGCAGGTACTATAACTGTTAGCGTTAATGGCAAGGTTCCAGAAATTTTGGAAGCACAAGAAGAGGGAGTAACAAATAAGGACCCTCAAGTAACTGAGGCTGTAAATGCACAGGAGGAAATTGTTGACCCAGAATACTGGCTCATGATGAACAAtgctgcaaaacaaaaacagggagaaaaacaaaacaatactgCAAATCAGAAGcaggaagaaacaaaaaacaatgttGAGAACCAAAATCAAGGAGATACAAACAACAACAGTGCTGTAATtcaacagaatgaaaaagaacaaactCCAGAGGAAGGATCTGAGGATCAAGTTGAGAAAGAGTTCCAGAAAGTTGCTGAAAAATATGGCCTGAGAACTCCAAGACCAGCTCTCCAAGAAAATGTTCAACCCAACCAAAAGTCCAATGCAAAACCTGAAAATGAGAGATTTCAGTTTAATGAGCTGAGAAGGAAGCGAGGATTTGTTGACAGGGTTAGCAGTTATGTgtccagtttcttttaa